The Gemmatimonadota bacterium DNA segment TCGTCGATGACAGGAAGGTCCGGCTCTACCTGCCCCGTGAAAACACCGTCTTCGAAGGAGAACTCGGGACACGGTACGTCACCATACCCGGGCTCGATCTGACCCTGGAGGACATACGCGCCGCCGTAACCGGGACCATGGAACCAGGCAGATACGCCGGGATGCGAATCGTCGAATACCGCCACGGCGGAGGGACGGCAGCCGTCACGCTGCAGGACGGCGGGGCCAACCGGTCGCTGCGGATCGACACCGAAAAAAAGACGGTCACCCGGGAGGCCTGGGAATCCCCCGCGACCCGGGAATCCGTGGTACGGACTTTCGAACGTTTCCGGAAACGCAACGGGATCTGGATACCGGGATCGGTACGTATAACACGGAGCGGCGGGATGTCCGGCACCGGCATGTCCGGCACCATCGAACTGACGTACAGAACACAGTCGGTCAACCGGGGACTGCGGCCCGCGGGCGTCGACGTGCGCCTGCCGCAGACGGTCACCCGCCGTCCGCCGGAGGAAGCTACGGCAATCTCCGAGACCACGGACGAAGACGAAGCTTCGGGCCCCGGTGTGCCGCGGGAGCGTTTTCCCTGAACGCCGGGTGATTTACGGCGGCGTGTCACGGAGCCCGGCCCCTTCCCGGAACCCCGCCGGACGAGCGCCGGATCTCCGACAAATCCCTTGACAGCAGGCTGGCGGAGCGTCTATATTGCTTGCTCGATTCGTAGTCGATGGTGGGCATAGCTCAGTTGGTTAGAGCGCTAGACTGTGGCTCTGGAGGTCGCGGGTTCGAATCCCGTTGCCCACCCTGCAAGCGGAATGCTCTCGTCTCAGCCGGAGGGGATAAAGACGCGCGCGTCGCATGCCGATCGGTCCGGTAACGCGGACCAGCCGATGTAGCGGGCAGAGGAGACCAGCCGAATCCCATGGTAAACGCGACAGACCTGCGCACCGGAATGACCATCAGGATCGATGGCTCCATTTACCTCATCACGGGCTGCGAGCACATCAAGCCCGGCAAGGGAACGGCCTTTTCGCGCACCCGTCTGAAGCATATCCATACCGGGGCCGTGATCGACAAGACGTACAAGGCCTCGGACAAGCTCGAAGACGTGCGGGTGGAACGCCGCAAGGCCCAGTTCCAGTACGCCGACGGGGACATGTACTACATGATGGACCTGGAGACCTACGAGCAGGTACCGGTCGGCGCGGCGATCATCGGGGACAACAAGGATTACATAAAGGACAGCATGACGCTCGAACTGCTCACCGCGGACCAGGGCGTCGTGGGCCTCGAGATGCCGAATTTCATCGAACTGGAAGTGACGCAGACCGACCCGGGTATCCGCGGCGATACCGCGACCGGCGGCACCAAGCCGGCCACGCTCGAGAGCGGCGCCGTGGTGCAGGTCCCGTTGTTCATCAATCCGGGCGACGTGCTGCGCATTGATACGCGGTCCCGCGAATACGTGGAGCGGGTGTAACCGCCCTCCCGAGGAGCCTGTCATGGGAATCGACGAGGTGCTCAAGCTGATTGAATCGCTTCGGGATACCGACATCCAGGAAGTCGAGGTGGCCGAGGGCGACCGGAAGATCCGGATCGTCCGCATGACGCCCGGGGCGCCCGCGGCGGCGGTCCCCGCGCCCGCGGCGGACCCGCTCGCGTCGGCCGCCGCACCGCCTGTCGAGAACGTGTCGTCAGACAACGGACCGGCAACCGATGCCGACAGTACCTACGTCGAGGTGAGTTCGCCCATGGTGGGTACATTCTACCGGGCGCCCGAGCCCGACGCCGAGCCCTTCGTTCAGGAGCAGGACCGGATCACC contains these protein-coding regions:
- the accB gene encoding acetyl-CoA carboxylase biotin carboxyl carrier protein gives rise to the protein MGIDEVLKLIESLRDTDIQEVEVAEGDRKIRIVRMTPGAPAAAVPAPAADPLASAAAPPVENVSSDNGPATDADSTYVEVSSPMVGTFYRAPEPDAEPFVQEQDRITTGQQLCIIEAMKLMNPIQSELNGRVMAILVEDAQPVEYGQPLFLIEPA
- a CDS encoding DUF4292 domain-containing protein, yielding MDEASARLRDLRGSARIETSFKGRRGRASLRIRYHSPARFRIDVHGTMFQVPDILLVDDRKVRLYLPRENTVFEGELGTRYVTIPGLDLTLEDIRAAVTGTMEPGRYAGMRIVEYRHGGGTAAVTLQDGGANRSLRIDTEKKTVTREAWESPATRESVVRTFERFRKRNGIWIPGSVRITRSGGMSGTGMSGTIELTYRTQSVNRGLRPAGVDVRLPQTVTRRPPEEATAISETTDEDEASGPGVPRERFP
- the efp gene encoding elongation factor P, with protein sequence MVNATDLRTGMTIRIDGSIYLITGCEHIKPGKGTAFSRTRLKHIHTGAVIDKTYKASDKLEDVRVERRKAQFQYADGDMYYMMDLETYEQVPVGAAIIGDNKDYIKDSMTLELLTADQGVVGLEMPNFIELEVTQTDPGIRGDTATGGTKPATLESGAVVQVPLFINPGDVLRIDTRSREYVERV